In the Polyangiaceae bacterium genome, one interval contains:
- a CDS encoding carboxymuconolactone decarboxylase family protein — protein sequence MTELSLAANSAASCPQPADSAAPTVDAPRLAPIDTPKGLILRLVYRASEKRYGRTPTAFRVLYARVPALLLVTLALALVLERFLRLPAQTRALVQFVVAKGHGCEFCADLSLAEALRAKLGDEKFRHFEAFETHPAFDDAERAAIAYARALTEDRRVPHHVFERLRRHFTEREVVEIVWLGGFESYFNAMAIPLRIGSDRLAALARQT from the coding sequence ATGACCGAGCTCAGTTTGGCCGCGAACTCCGCGGCATCGTGCCCCCAGCCCGCGGATTCAGCGGCTCCAACTGTCGACGCACCGCGTCTGGCTCCAATCGACACGCCCAAAGGCTTGATCCTTCGCCTGGTGTATCGGGCGTCGGAGAAGCGGTACGGGCGCACCCCCACCGCTTTTCGCGTTCTCTATGCGCGCGTGCCCGCGCTGCTGCTGGTCACCCTAGCCTTGGCGCTGGTGTTGGAGCGCTTTTTGCGCCTGCCTGCGCAAACCCGAGCCCTGGTGCAGTTCGTCGTGGCCAAGGGGCATGGCTGTGAGTTCTGCGCTGACCTGTCGCTGGCTGAGGCGCTGCGCGCGAAGCTAGGTGACGAAAAGTTCCGGCACTTCGAAGCCTTCGAGACGCACCCCGCCTTCGACGACGCCGAGCGAGCGGCCATCGCCTACGCGCGTGCACTGACCGAAGACCGCCGCGTGCCCCACCACGTGTTCGAACGCTTGCGTCGGCACTTCACCGAGCGCGAAGTGGTGGAGATCGTCTGGCTCGGCGGGTTCGAGTCCTACTTCAACGCCATGGCGATTCCCCTGCGCATCGGATCGGATCGCCTGGCAGCACTTGCACGCCAGACCTGA